A single region of the Bartonella harrusi genome encodes:
- the gltA gene encoding citrate synthase, which translates to MSENTAHIIINDKKIELPMRKGTIGPDVIEIASLYKKAETFTYDPGFTSTASCESKITYIDGNEGVLLYRGYPIDQLAEKGDFLESCYLLLYGELPTKQEKNDFDRCIMQHTMVHEQFARFFHGFRRDSHPMAVMVACLGAMSAFYHDSIDITDPQQRMIASVRLISKVPTLAAMAYKYSIGQAFVYPRNDLSYAANFLRMCFSVPCEEYKTNPVLIRAMDRIFILHADHEQNASTSTVRLAGSSGANPFACIAAGVACLWGPAHGGANEACLKMLQEIGSVKRIPEFIARAKDKNDPFRLMGFGHRVYKNYDPRAKIMQKTCHEVLKELNIQDDPLLDIAIELEKIALNDEYFVEKKLYPNVDFYSGITLKALGFPTQMFTVLFALARSVGWVAQWKEMIEDPAQKIGRPRQLYTGYAMREYVPIDKRMN; encoded by the coding sequence ATGTCTGAGAATACAGCACACATTATAATAAATGATAAAAAAATAGAACTTCCAATGCGTAAAGGTACCATTGGTCCTGATGTGATTGAGATTGCTTCTCTCTATAAAAAAGCTGAAACCTTTACATACGATCCTGGTTTTACCTCAACTGCTTCTTGTGAATCAAAAATCACTTATATTGATGGGAATGAAGGGGTATTGCTCTATCGTGGTTATCCTATCGACCAACTGGCTGAAAAAGGAGACTTTCTCGAAAGCTGTTATCTTTTGCTTTATGGTGAACTTCCAACAAAACAAGAGAAAAATGACTTTGACCGTTGTATTATGCAACACACGATGGTGCACGAACAGTTTGCGCGGTTTTTTCATGGATTTCGTCGCGACTCCCATCCTATGGCTGTCATGGTTGCATGCCTTGGCGCTATGTCTGCATTCTATCACGACTCTATTGATATTACAGATCCTCAACAGAGAATGATTGCTTCTGTTCGTCTCATTTCAAAGGTTCCAACTCTTGCCGCAATGGCCTATAAATACAGTATCGGGCAAGCTTTTGTTTATCCGCGTAATGATCTTAGTTATGCCGCAAATTTCCTCCGTATGTGTTTTTCTGTTCCTTGTGAAGAATACAAAACCAATCCTGTACTCATTCGAGCAATGGATCGAATCTTTATCCTCCATGCAGATCATGAGCAAAATGCTTCCACATCCACTGTACGTCTTGCAGGCTCTTCGGGTGCTAATCCGTTTGCATGTATTGCTGCAGGTGTTGCCTGTCTTTGGGGACCAGCGCATGGTGGCGCCAATGAAGCATGCCTAAAGATGCTACAAGAAATAGGTTCCGTTAAAAGAATTCCTGAATTTATTGCCCGGGCCAAAGATAAAAATGATCCTTTCCGCCTCATGGGATTTGGTCATCGTGTCTATAAAAATTATGATCCACGCGCAAAAATCATGCAAAAAACCTGCCATGAAGTTTTAAAAGAATTGAATATTCAAGATGATCCACTGCTTGATATCGCTATAGAACTTGAAAAAATCGCCTTAAATGACGAATATTTTGTTGAAAAAAAGCTTTATCCAAATGTTGATTTCTATTCTGGAATTACATTAAAAGCCTTAGGTTTTCCAACCCAAATGTTTACTGTTCTTTTTGCATTAGCACGTAGTGTCGGTTGGGTTGCACAATGGAAAGAAATGATTGAAGATCCAGCACAAAAGATTGGTCGTCCTCGTCAACTCTATACAGGATACGCCATGCGTGAATATGTTCCTATAGATAAACGTATGAATTAA
- the gltX gene encoding glutamate--tRNA ligase, translating into MSVITRFAPSPTGFLHIGGARTALFNWLYAKHTGGKMLLRIEDTDRERSTEAAVKAIIESLHWMELSYDGIPISQFERAERHRQVAKQLVKDGKAYYCYASPEELAEMRENARAEGRPPRYDGRWRDRDISQAPKGVKPVIRIKAPQDGETIVHDRVQGNVHFPNKDLDDFIILRSDGSPTYMHAVVVDDHDMGVTHIIRGDDHLTNAARQIIIFNAMEWDIPVMAHIPLIHGENGAKLSKRHGALSVDAYRTMGYLPAALRNYLVRLGWSHGNDELMSIEEMISWFDINDINKGAARFDLKKLDAINGHYIRTSNDQELFKAALNLLPEIEGGLQVMERLDEQCRAQFLKAIPSLKERSKTLCELIDNASFIFTKRPLQVDEKAQTLLDKNGQAILNDLYLVLKACPSWDTETLDKALRSYAKTQDLKFGSLALPVRAALTGRTTSPGVFDVLILLGRDESLNRINDQLDKTTYT; encoded by the coding sequence GTGTCCGTTATTACCCGCTTTGCCCCCTCACCAACAGGCTTCCTTCATATTGGAGGTGCCCGTACCGCTCTGTTTAATTGGCTTTATGCAAAACATACTGGTGGCAAAATGCTTCTACGAATTGAAGATACCGATCGAGAACGTTCAACAGAAGCAGCTGTAAAAGCTATCATAGAGAGCTTGCACTGGATGGAACTGAGTTATGACGGTATTCCTATTTCACAATTTGAACGCGCAGAACGTCATCGCCAAGTCGCTAAACAATTGGTAAAAGATGGCAAAGCTTATTATTGCTATGCTTCTCCCGAAGAATTAGCTGAAATGCGTGAAAATGCCCGCGCAGAAGGTCGCCCACCACGTTACGATGGACGTTGGCGAGATCGTGATATTTCTCAAGCTCCTAAAGGTGTCAAACCTGTTATTCGTATCAAAGCACCCCAAGATGGGGAAACAATTGTGCATGACCGTGTTCAAGGTAATGTCCACTTTCCTAATAAGGATTTGGATGACTTTATTATTTTGCGTTCCGATGGTTCTCCTACCTATATGCATGCCGTCGTTGTTGACGATCATGATATGGGAGTAACACATATCATACGTGGTGATGATCATCTCACAAATGCAGCCCGCCAAATAATCATCTTCAATGCAATGGAGTGGGATATTCCTGTGATGGCACATATTCCACTTATCCATGGTGAAAATGGTGCAAAATTGTCAAAACGGCATGGTGCATTAAGTGTCGACGCCTATCGCACAATGGGATACCTTCCTGCTGCTTTGCGCAATTATCTCGTCCGTCTAGGCTGGAGTCATGGCAATGATGAACTCATGTCAATCGAAGAAATGATCTCTTGGTTTGATATCAATGATATCAATAAAGGTGCTGCACGTTTTGATCTCAAAAAGCTCGACGCTATCAATGGACATTACATACGCACAAGCAATGATCAAGAACTTTTTAAAGCTGCTCTTAATCTTTTACCAGAAATTGAAGGGGGCTTACAAGTAATGGAAAGACTTGATGAACAATGCCGTGCTCAATTTTTAAAAGCTATACCAAGTTTAAAAGAACGTTCAAAAACACTGTGCGAACTTATTGATAATGCCTCATTCATTTTTACAAAACGGCCATTACAGGTTGACGAAAAAGCGCAAACACTCCTAGACAAAAATGGTCAAGCTATCTTAAATGATCTTTATCTTGTCCTGAAAGCATGCCCCTCTTGGGATACCGAAACACTAGATAAAGCTCTCCGATCTTATGCAAAAACACAAGATCTCAAATTCGGATCTCTTGCCCTACCCGTTCGAGCAGCTCTCACAGGACGCACAACATCGCCTGGAGTTTTCGATGTCCTTATTCTATTGGGACGCGATGAATCTCTTAACCGCATCAATGACCAACTTGACAAAACAACATATACATAA
- a CDS encoding ComEC/Rec2 family competence protein: protein MFNHNKVKNALFISDVSKRKELTLLWKNAFSFVYPCRVNRNRCNQQKIFLLSPVKEAITFFWKWLVDCINKEISFGILFSLILVFFSTGILFYFNLEQEPSWGQFGVLMSLFLGMLYIFRFYRRIWIITGFLFCIVLGALIAKIETWRISTPMLSRDIVTTLTGRVVSIELRPKGKTRLVLDVLKTEKPVLHHAPYRVHLSVRHLPYSLAIGDGLYGKVKFRALSGPVRPGSYDFSFHNYFKGIGAQGIYLGKPMKISVSQPNKILSILLQKIENLRTNMTQRIRSAIEQEKGSVAAALITGQRGGISNETNEALRTAGLAHILSISGLHMALLSGIVLISIRSFLALFPVFSSYYSAKKFAAIAALMMTAFYLLLSGMAISAQRSFVMIAVMLVAVLCNRSAVTMRNFSIAGLITLAIKPHEILGPSFQMSFSATAALIAFFDWWSERAFFRKRKTTPSYVGGGVIHFAFLSIFSICASSFIAGTASGIYAAYHFSNIAFYSIISNVLALPIVSILIIPFGLIAVLAMFWGLEWLPLQIMGFGVGLVIKIAHAIKDISPDLNPGFMPLSAFVLLSIGLVGLIFCKTSIKFFFSFFILAGIYVCLMHSPVQLIVADNMKLVGVINEKKLSIDRYHISKFTTSIWEKSFRINETIKPTKYGPSFKGQFICNHSMCASLLENGSRVIVLREKVDQCVDADIIITAFAMNNQLCNKKAKIKFTLRNFLLRGSMMMSKNGVITWSSKGFYRPWNKHRQYSQKLYNHHTLLLIPDKNRIENDRSFF, encoded by the coding sequence ATGTTTAATCATAATAAAGTTAAGAATGCTTTATTCATAAGCGATGTGTCAAAAAGAAAAGAATTAACTCTCCTCTGGAAAAATGCTTTTTCTTTCGTTTATCCTTGTCGTGTAAACAGAAACCGTTGTAACCAACAAAAGATTTTTTTATTGTCACCTGTAAAAGAAGCAATAACTTTTTTCTGGAAGTGGTTGGTAGATTGTATAAACAAAGAAATCTCTTTTGGAATTCTTTTTTCATTAATTTTAGTCTTTTTTTCTACAGGTATTCTTTTTTATTTTAATTTAGAGCAAGAGCCAAGTTGGGGACAATTTGGTGTGCTGATGAGTCTCTTTCTTGGAATGCTCTATATTTTTCGTTTTTATCGGAGAATATGGATTATTACCGGATTTCTGTTTTGTATTGTATTGGGCGCTTTGATTGCAAAGATAGAAACATGGCGTATCTCTACACCAATGTTGAGTAGAGATATCGTCACTACGTTAACAGGAAGAGTTGTTTCTATTGAGTTAAGACCAAAAGGGAAAACGCGTTTAGTTTTAGATGTTTTGAAAACAGAAAAACCAGTATTACACCATGCTCCTTATCGTGTTCATTTGTCAGTAAGGCATTTACCCTATAGCCTTGCAATTGGTGATGGACTCTATGGAAAAGTAAAATTCCGTGCATTATCTGGTCCGGTGCGTCCAGGAAGCTATGATTTTAGTTTCCATAATTATTTTAAAGGAATTGGTGCTCAGGGAATTTACTTGGGAAAACCAATGAAAATATCAGTTTCACAGCCCAATAAAATATTAAGTATACTCCTACAAAAAATTGAAAATTTACGGACCAACATGACACAAAGAATCCGTAGTGCAATTGAGCAAGAGAAGGGTAGCGTCGCAGCTGCTCTGATAACAGGACAGCGAGGTGGAATTTCAAATGAGACAAACGAAGCATTGCGTACGGCTGGATTAGCACATATTTTATCAATATCAGGTTTGCATATGGCTTTGTTAAGTGGCATAGTCCTTATAAGTATCCGTAGCTTTTTGGCACTTTTCCCAGTGTTTTCATCCTATTATTCCGCCAAAAAATTTGCAGCTATTGCTGCATTAATGATGACAGCTTTTTATTTGTTACTCTCTGGCATGGCTATATCAGCACAGAGAAGTTTTGTAATGATTGCTGTTATGTTGGTTGCTGTATTGTGTAATCGTTCCGCTGTAACAATGCGTAATTTTTCTATTGCTGGTTTGATAACTTTGGCTATTAAGCCGCATGAAATATTAGGTCCCAGCTTTCAAATGTCTTTTTCTGCAACAGCAGCTTTGATTGCGTTTTTTGATTGGTGGAGTGAGAGAGCCTTTTTTCGTAAAAGAAAAACAACACCTTCTTATGTTGGAGGTGGAGTGATTCATTTTGCATTTTTATCGATATTTTCAATATGTGCATCTTCTTTTATAGCAGGAACGGCCAGTGGAATTTATGCTGCCTATCATTTTTCCAATATCGCATTTTACAGCATTATCAGTAACGTTTTAGCTTTGCCGATAGTATCAATCCTCATCATACCTTTTGGATTAATAGCAGTCCTTGCCATGTTTTGGGGTCTTGAATGGCTGCCGCTTCAAATTATGGGGTTTGGTGTTGGTCTTGTGATAAAAATTGCTCATGCTATAAAAGATATTTCTCCTGATTTAAATCCTGGATTTATGCCGTTGTCTGCATTTGTTTTATTGAGCATAGGTTTGGTTGGACTGATTTTTTGTAAAACATCTATCAAGTTCTTTTTTAGTTTTTTTATTTTAGCTGGTATTTATGTTTGCTTGATGCATTCACCGGTACAACTAATCGTAGCAGACAATATGAAGCTTGTGGGTGTTATCAATGAAAAGAAATTATCTATTGATCGTTACCATATTTCTAAGTTCACAACGTCTATATGGGAAAAATCATTTCGTATAAATGAGACTATCAAACCAACAAAATATGGTCCTTCCTTTAAGGGACAATTCATTTGTAATCATTCTATGTGTGCATCTTTATTAGAAAATGGTTCGAGAGTGATTGTGTTGCGTGAAAAGGTAGATCAATGCGTAGATGCAGACATTATAATTACGGCATTTGCAATGAATAATCAGTTATGCAACAAAAAAGCGAAAATAAAATTTACTCTCCGAAATTTTTTATTACGAGGAAGCATGATGATGAGCAAAAATGGAGTTATCACTTGGTCTTCAAAGGGATTTTATAGACCGTGGAATAAGCATAGGCAATATTCACAAAAATTATATAATCATCATACCCTTCTTCTTATCCCAGATAAGAACAGAATAGAAAATGATAGGTCATTTTTCTGA
- a CDS encoding HNH/ENDO VII family nuclease, translating to MKTGRAPIGFDNEPINLHHIL from the coding sequence ATGAAAACAGGGAGAGCACCCATTGGTTTCGATAATGAACCCATTAATTTGCATCACATATTGTAA
- the rpiA gene encoding ribose-5-phosphate isomerase RpiA, whose translation MDVQQLKKMAAAKALEFVKDGMRLGIGSGSTVNEFISLLGERVAGGLQVTGVATSLYSEQLCRQFGVPVTTLEHIPELDLDIDGADEIGPQMSLIKGGGGALLREKIVASASRTMLVIADETKIVKTLGAFALPIEVDPFGMHVTRKAIGKAADDLGLSGEIVLRMNGENPFETDGGHFIFDAFWGHIVQPKLLSNALLAIPGVIEHGLFLGLASCAIVAMADGQIKVLESFNF comes from the coding sequence ATGGATGTTCAGCAGTTAAAAAAAATGGCAGCCGCTAAAGCGCTCGAGTTTGTTAAAGATGGTATGCGGCTTGGTATAGGCTCTGGTTCGACAGTAAATGAATTTATTAGCCTTCTTGGTGAGCGTGTTGCGGGTGGTTTGCAGGTGACGGGTGTTGCTACCTCATTGTATTCCGAGCAGCTTTGCCGTCAGTTTGGGGTTCCTGTTACTACGTTAGAACACATACCTGAACTTGATCTCGATATTGATGGAGCAGATGAGATTGGACCACAGATGTCTCTCATTAAAGGGGGTGGGGGGGCATTGTTGCGTGAAAAAATTGTAGCGTCTGCATCTCGTACAATGCTTGTTATTGCTGACGAAACAAAGATAGTAAAAACGCTTGGTGCTTTTGCTTTGCCTATTGAAGTCGATCCATTTGGTATGCATGTGACACGCAAAGCTATTGGAAAAGCAGCTGATGATCTAGGGCTTTCTGGAGAAATTGTTTTACGAATGAATGGAGAAAATCCTTTTGAAACAGATGGTGGGCACTTCATTTTTGATGCATTTTGGGGGCATATTGTGCAGCCAAAATTATTATCGAATGCACTCCTTGCAATTCCTGGTGTTATCGAACATGGTCTTTTCTTAGGATTAGCTTCGTGTGCAATTGTAGCGATGGCTGATGGTCAAATAAAAGTTTTAGAATCCTTTAATTTTTAG
- a CDS encoding DUF2059 domain-containing protein, protein MKKIFSYQRFTVSFGAITILFMNIAMGYAQGVSDQHLDSARKAISAIHATDQFDNFLPNAAHDLKNELISDDPNLATAISDIVDKQALALVKRRSDLEKEIAHVYAKYFTQKELDAITAFYSSDTGKKFLTEVPNIARDAYSTFDTWRSSLMQDLIKNVKKEMSETLNLNNSITPTKLDASKNKK, encoded by the coding sequence ATGAAAAAAATATTTTCTTATCAGCGTTTTACTGTATCTTTTGGTGCAATTACCATTTTATTTATGAATATTGCCATGGGGTATGCACAAGGTGTAAGTGATCAACATTTAGATTCAGCGAGAAAGGCTATTAGTGCTATTCACGCAACGGATCAGTTTGATAATTTTTTACCGAATGCAGCACATGATCTCAAAAATGAACTTATCAGCGATGATCCTAATTTAGCAACGGCTATTTCTGATATTGTTGACAAACAAGCGCTTGCTTTGGTTAAACGGCGCTCTGATTTAGAAAAAGAGATTGCTCACGTATATGCAAAATATTTTACTCAAAAAGAACTTGATGCCATTACAGCTTTTTATAGTTCTGATACCGGTAAAAAGTTTTTAACAGAAGTTCCAAATATTGCACGTGATGCTTATTCTACATTTGATACATGGCGCTCTTCTCTTATGCAGGATCTTATAAAAAATGTAAAAAAAGAGATGTCTGAGACACTTAATTTGAACAATTCTATTACACCCACAAAACTAGACGCTTCAAAAAATAAAAAATAG
- the gor gene encoding glutathione-disulfide reductase, whose amino-acid sequence MGSFDFDLFVIGSGSGGVRAARLAGGLGKRVAIAEEYRIGGTCVIRGCVPKKLYVYASQYAKEFRKSVGFGWEYAAPVFSWKKLVAAKNEEITRLEGLYRKGLQNNNVHIYESHAVFVDDHTLELSATGERVSAEKILIATGAKVAPNTAIGGSDFCLTSNEIFDLEELPKSIVIVGGGYIGVEFANIFHELGVKTTLLHRGDLILRNFDDDLRKLLNDTMIEKGISIIYGVTVSKVQARENCYDAVLSNGQMVSADQIMLATGRVPNTTGLGLERAGVQLNEFGAVIVDERMTTNIPHIWAVGDVTGHIQLTPVAIHDAMCFVKTAFENIPTAPDYDLITTAVFSQPEIGTVGLSEEEARHRYKHLEIYRTAFRPMRNVLSGSLEKMFMKLIVDGESRIVIGAHILGENAGEMAQLIGISLKGKLTKDVFDETMAVHPTMAEELVTMYKPSYVYKNGKKIEN is encoded by the coding sequence GTGGGATCTTTTGATTTTGATTTATTTGTTATTGGCAGTGGTTCTGGAGGAGTGCGTGCTGCACGTCTTGCGGGAGGACTTGGTAAGCGTGTTGCTATAGCAGAAGAATATCGTATAGGAGGAACTTGTGTTATTCGCGGCTGTGTTCCCAAAAAATTGTATGTTTATGCTTCACAATATGCAAAAGAGTTCCGTAAAAGTGTTGGTTTTGGATGGGAATATGCTGCTCCAGTTTTTAGCTGGAAAAAATTAGTTGCAGCTAAAAATGAAGAAATAACAAGATTAGAAGGGCTTTATCGCAAGGGATTACAAAATAATAATGTTCATATTTATGAAAGCCATGCGGTCTTTGTGGATGATCATACATTAGAGCTCTCAGCAACAGGTGAGCGGGTTAGTGCAGAAAAAATTTTAATCGCAACGGGGGCAAAAGTTGCACCAAACACAGCAATTGGAGGCAGTGATTTTTGTCTTACTTCTAATGAAATTTTTGATCTTGAAGAGCTTCCAAAATCAATAGTCATTGTTGGTGGTGGGTATATTGGTGTTGAATTTGCTAACATTTTTCATGAATTAGGTGTCAAAACAACACTCCTCCATCGTGGTGATTTAATCCTTCGTAACTTTGATGATGATTTGCGAAAGTTGCTTAATGATACAATGATTGAAAAAGGGATTTCTATTATTTATGGGGTGACAGTTTCCAAAGTACAAGCGAGAGAGAATTGTTATGATGCTGTTTTATCAAATGGGCAAATGGTCAGTGCTGATCAGATTATGTTGGCTACTGGGCGTGTGCCCAATACAACAGGCTTAGGGCTTGAGCGGGCTGGTGTTCAATTGAATGAATTTGGTGCAGTTATTGTTGATGAAAGGATGACAACCAATATACCTCACATTTGGGCTGTTGGTGATGTCACAGGTCATATTCAATTGACACCTGTTGCAATCCATGATGCAATGTGTTTTGTGAAGACTGCGTTTGAGAATATCCCCACCGCACCTGATTATGATCTGATTACGACAGCTGTTTTTTCACAGCCAGAGATTGGAACGGTTGGTCTTTCAGAAGAAGAAGCACGCCATCGTTATAAGCATCTTGAGATTTATCGTACAGCTTTCCGTCCTATGCGTAATGTTCTTTCTGGAAGCTTAGAAAAAATGTTTATGAAGCTTATTGTCGATGGTGAAAGCCGGATTGTTATAGGTGCTCATATTTTAGGGGAGAACGCTGGTGAGATGGCACAGCTCATAGGAATATCTCTCAAAGGTAAGTTGACGAAAGATGTTTTTGATGAAACGATGGCAGTCCATCCAACGATGGCAGAAGAACTGGTAACGATGTATAAACCAAGTTATGTCTATAAAAATGGAAAAAAAATAGAGAATTAA
- a CDS encoding class II 3-deoxy-7-phosphoheptulonate synthase translates to MIKEWAPDSWRARPIKQVPNYPDKSVLADVERKIRSYPPLVFAGEARDLKNELAAVAQGQAFLLQGGDCAESFAEHEADNIRDFFRVFLQMAIVLTFGNSKPVVKIGRIAGQFAKPRSCDTESKRGVELPSYRGDIINGIEFEAASRIPDPQRMSMAYRQSAATLNLLRAFSQGGYANLENVHAWMLSFVSNSPQGARYELLAERISEAIDFMRSIGITSKTNFSLRETSFYTSHEALLLGYEEALTRIDSTSGNWYATSGHMLWIGDRTRQIDHAHVEYCRGIENPLGLKCGPSLEADELLRLIDILNPENELGRLTLITRFGHDKVEKYLPQLIHAVEREKRKVIWSCDPMHGNTVTVNGYKTRPFDYVLKEVEKFFSVHYGEGTYPGGIHIEMTGRDVTECTGGAHAISVENLSDRYHTQCDPRLNADQALELAFLVAELLKKNRHADSLALAANS, encoded by the coding sequence ATGATAAAAGAATGGGCGCCTGACTCTTGGCGAGCAAGGCCAATTAAACAAGTACCGAATTATCCGGATAAATCTGTGTTAGCAGATGTTGAACGAAAGATACGCAGCTATCCTCCTTTGGTTTTTGCTGGTGAAGCGCGTGATTTAAAAAACGAATTGGCAGCTGTCGCACAAGGCCAAGCTTTTTTATTACAGGGGGGGGATTGTGCAGAAAGTTTTGCGGAGCATGAAGCTGACAATATTCGTGATTTTTTTCGTGTATTCTTGCAAATGGCGATTGTTTTGACTTTTGGTAATTCTAAACCTGTTGTTAAAATAGGTCGTATTGCAGGTCAATTTGCCAAGCCACGCTCTTGTGATACGGAAAGTAAAAGAGGAGTTGAACTTCCTTCTTATCGGGGGGATATTATTAATGGCATTGAATTTGAAGCGGCTTCTCGTATTCCTGATCCACAACGAATGTCTATGGCTTATCGCCAATCTGCGGCAACATTGAATCTTTTGCGTGCTTTTTCACAAGGGGGATATGCCAATTTAGAAAATGTTCATGCATGGATGTTAAGTTTTGTGTCTAATAGTCCACAAGGTGCGCGTTATGAGTTATTGGCAGAGCGTATTTCGGAAGCAATTGATTTCATGCGTTCTATAGGGATTACGTCAAAAACAAATTTTTCATTACGTGAGACATCTTTTTATACCAGTCATGAAGCCCTTTTGCTTGGCTATGAAGAGGCTTTGACGCGGATTGATTCAACTTCTGGAAATTGGTACGCAACGTCTGGGCATATGTTATGGATTGGTGATCGGACACGCCAGATTGATCATGCTCATGTTGAATATTGCCGTGGTATTGAAAATCCACTTGGATTGAAGTGTGGCCCTTCTCTTGAAGCTGATGAACTTTTGAGGTTAATCGATATTTTAAACCCTGAAAACGAACTGGGGCGATTAACGCTTATTACGCGTTTTGGTCATGATAAGGTTGAAAAATACCTTCCTCAATTGATTCATGCTGTTGAGCGTGAAAAGCGTAAGGTGATATGGTCGTGTGATCCCATGCATGGTAATACGGTTACTGTAAATGGTTATAAAACACGCCCCTTTGATTATGTTTTAAAGGAAGTAGAAAAGTTTTTTTCAGTGCATTATGGCGAGGGGACTTATCCGGGAGGCATTCATATTGAAATGACAGGTCGTGATGTTACAGAATGTACAGGTGGAGCACATGCCATTTCTGTAGAAAATTTATCTGATCGCTATCATACACAGTGTGATCCCCGGTTAAATGCAGATCAAGCATTAGAATTAGCCTTTCTTGTTGCTGAACTTCTTAAAAAAAATCGTCATGCTGATTCATTAGCTCTTGCAGCAAATAGTTAG